From the Lathyrus oleraceus cultivar Zhongwan6 chromosome 4, CAAS_Psat_ZW6_1.0, whole genome shotgun sequence genome, one window contains:
- the LOC127137748 gene encoding uncharacterized protein LOC127137748, with product MSYTELYPSLLQKGLVVPRPLGPPPDRLPPWYNPNAHCPFHEGAPGHDLEGCYALKHRVRELIESKILSFKDMGPNVKNNPLPPHGDPAVNAIEDASTVVMVEKVEDVKTPLAAFHARLVEAGLVNVDHDNYEECATYPKGCQVVRDSIQDLMDKGVLQISSAVKNEDVLVIEPCFNLPEPVEIPYYSRRVAPENNHSSPVEICMPAPFPYESTKAVPWKYEITVVDKVVDESSDAEVTEAVSEDVTNIAGMSRMTRSGRIYTPEFNVTPQGPNKESTVAAPTKEPEVVQSEDVVEFLKLIKRSDYKVVDQLHQTPSKISILSLLLSSQAHREALLKVLAQAHVTQSITVDQFDGVVANITACNTLSFSGEELPEDGQNHNRALDISVKCKDDALARVLVDTGSSMNVMPKRTLAKLSYQGPAMKPSALGKLPPPCIRK from the exons ATGTCATACACTGAGTTGTATCCCTCCCTATTGCAAAAGGGGTTGGTGGTTCCCAGACCTTTGGGACCTCCACCTGATCGTCTTCCTCCATGGTACAACCCTAATGCACACTGTCCTTTTCATGAAGGTGCCCCCGGGCATGACCTAGAGGGTTGCTACGCTCTAAAGCATAGGGTTCGTGAGCTAATTGAAAGCAAGATCTTGTCTTTTAAGGACATGGGACCGAAtgtgaagaacaatcctcttcctCCCCATGGAGATCCTGCGGTGAACGCCATTGAAGATGCATCTACTGTTGTTATGGTTGAGAAGGTGGAGGATGTTAAGACCCCTTTGGCAGCATTCCATGCCCGATTGGTGGAAGCCGGCCTGGTTAATGTTGATCATGACAACTATGAAGAGTGTGCCACATACCCGAAGGGATGTCAGGTGGTACGAGACAGCATTCAAGATCTGATGGATAAAGGAGTGCTTCAAATATCCAGTGCTGTGAAGAACGAAGACGTGTTGGTAATTGAACCTTGTTTCAATTTACCCGAACCAGTGGAAATCCCTTACTATAGCAGAAGGGTGGCGCCTGAGAATAATCATTCGTCGCCTGTTGAAATATGTATGCCCGCACCTTTTCCGTATGAGAGCACCAAGGCAGTGCCTTGGAAATATGAGATTACTGTTGTGGATAAGGTAGTTGATGAAAGTTCAGACGCTGAAGTGACAGAAGCTGTAAGTGAAGACGTCACCAATATTGCAGGAATGAGCagaatgacccgtagtggtcgaatCTATACGCCCGAATTCAACGTGACTCCTCAGGGGCCAAACAAGGAATCAACAGTTGCAGCTCCCACTAAAGAACCCGAAGTGGTCCAATCCGAAGATGTTGTTGAATTCTTGAagttaatcaagagaagtgacTACAAAGTGGTGGATCAACTGCATCAAACACCATCTAAGATCTCTATTCTGTCTCTGTTATTGAGCTCCCAAGCCCATAGGGAAGCTTTGTTGAAGGTGCTTGCTCAAGCTCATGTAACACAAAGCATAACAGTAGACCAATTTGATGGAGTAGTTGCAAATATCACAGCCTGCAATACTTTGAGCTTCAGTGGAGAAGAATTACCTGAGGATGGACAAAATCACAATCGTGCTCTCGATATCTCGGTAaaatgcaaagatgatgctttggcgagagtgttggttgatactggatCTTCGATGAATGTTATGCCAAAGAGAACACTCGCCAAATTATCTTATCAAGGACCAGCTATGAAGCCTAGTGCcttg ggGAAGTTACCTCCACCTTGcatcagaaaatga